ATTTCTGGTGGAAAAAGgctgagaaggacagagaaaaaAGCTTCATGGCTTCAAAGTGACACAGCATCAGGTGATTTTATTGATTTTGTTTCACATCATAACTTTTACAAATTATCAGTGCTGTAGAATAGCATAATATTCAGCCTTGTGTACTCTAGTGATTACAGTCATTTTCTCCAGGTAGAAGTTTGAGTTTATTAACATCGAAGACAGTTACTTGGAGAAGAAGGCGGCAAAGCAGAACCAAGGCAATTAAGTGGAGCAGCTATATAAAGTGGTGGGAACTCCAGCTAAGATATGCGTAGTCTGATCCCCATAAAGAATCACATTAAAACAGTAAAAAACATCAAGCCTTGTCCCGGAATGGTTTGTGTTGTCAGGCCATGACAACAATCATATTGTTGGCTAtgaagcacaaacagatctgggatcaggctagaaAACATTCGTCCTTGCTTTCAGTTCCAACACACAAGCACCATCACCTAGGAATCCATGCCTATAGCTCACACTGTGATTTAAGGTCAACATTTGAAGGTGAACATGAACTGTGGCCTACTGTGGATGAAGTCACTGTATTGTGTGCGTGCAACTTCACGAGTTGGCTTGAAAAACCAccaacatcaatcaatcaatgggaAAATCTTAATCGCCACCATTCGGTTTGGGTTGGGCAACATTGGACAAATGTTTCAACACCGTTTTGGGTTGCCAGGCGCCTGCTCTGTCATGATTAGGAGTCGGGCCTAAGTTTAGAAAGGCTAAGGCTATTAGTCAGATGGACCACTTCTAGTTTTCAGTCCCACAGCGTCCTGACTGAGCTGCTGGACCAAGATGTCATGGTTACCATCACATAACAAGGAAGTGGCGGCAGAGTGGTGGGTGGATGCAAGGGTAGACATTCCGTATTGAAGTCCCACCGTATTTAGTGGCTCTGACGCAAGACCACCCATTGTCGACATGCCCCTCTCAAAATGAGCCCAAAAGCAGGAGGCATTGTGCGATAAGATGTGGGAGGCCGCTCTTGTAAAAGACCATCCTTGTAAAAGACTGGACATTGTGTTAAGTCTGGTGGACAAGAGATCTATCATCATACAGTTTGACTGTGACTGTAggtgggaaaagagagggagagagaggagcattgTGTCTCGCTCTTTAGTCATTAGCCATGTCGTAGGccggcatcccaaatggcaccctattcctatatagtacactacttttgatcagagccctatgggccctggtcaaaggcagtgcactatatagggaatagggtgccatttgagagacaGACCATCTGGGCTGACGTATGGCCTCTGGGTCTTTTGTGACATTCGCTGCCTCACTTCATTTGCATTGCAGAGAGCAGGGAGATACAAATATCATGGCCTACTGCAGGGTTGTGGCCTGTAGGCTCAATTTAAAATGGGCTCTCTTAAGCCTACTCTGAGAGTTGCAGACAGAAGTGGTACAACAATCACAACAGAAGAAAGGTAGCGTCTTACAAAGCTCATACCCTAATGAAGACACTAACACAGTCCTCAAATTGTCAAAGCTAATTAGCAGCATTCAAACATTTTCAGTTGTGGGTTTTCAATATTGCAGACAGACATGGTACAACAACTGTATAGAGATGCTTGAGATATCCTCAGACTTAGAGTACAGTAGATTGACATGGTTGATTCATGACAAGTTGAATTGAGTGCCTCAATGTATGGTCTGTGAACAACGATGCTGTTCATTGTGACAATTTCAAGAAAGGAAAAAGTCTGGTTAACCATTTCCACTTGTCAACAGAATCCTTTCACCTTCACTACTTCCAAGCCTCCATATACAGTTTGCTACGTGTAAACATATTGCGACCTCTACGTATAATCAAAAATAGTATGTCTTTACACTATGTACACAGAGTGGACAGCTAATTGGCTAAGCCCGTGATTTGTAGTATCCAGTCTAATAGCTATTTTGGTAGGTGCAATGGAAGGTAGGGAGGATTTCTACTCTTATTTACAATTTAGGAGACACTGATTATGGGACAGCAACATCAAGCTTCAAGTTAATATACtctagttgttgttgtttatgtcaaTGGCACAATGCTGTTTGAAAGGCAACTGGGGTGACAAGCTGGCCTGgttccagatcagtttgtgctggcttgccaatgaccataggagtcAACAAgtcagcacaaactgatctgggaccagtgtAGTGAGGAGCAATTGCAGGGCTGAAGAATCTACAGTATTACTTTGATCACGACCGATGGCGGTCAAGGAACACAATTGCACAATGTCAAGTAATACAAAAATCAGGAGATGACAACATTCACAGTAAAAAAGTTGAGGATTACAAAGACGATTATTGTGACAAAACGCAGAGAAAAACAACACCATGTTGGGTGTTACTTCAGTCTGAAGAGCTACATGTTCAATGTTGTTTTTCATAGCGTTAGTGTTGGTCTAGCTATAGCATAAAGCAGGAAAAATATTTCCTTTGTGTGCACTTCTACTCCATGCTTGAATGGAGGCGTTTTATCAAGAGCATTTAGAAACATTGCTCGTTATTGATATATACATACAAATGTCAAAAGTACCACAAGTACATGAAAATGCATTGCATGACAAAGTACACCCTTGGCATGTACTGTATTCTAAGAGGTAAAGGTAAAACTTTACAGTGGAATCATACCAAAGGACTAACTGGAGTATCATAAACAGAGGATAATGACTCAATAACGTTCTGTACTTGCTAATAGTAATAGTTAATGTACATGACTCAGTACACAATAGGATACCTGATTCAATCAAACACTGACAACCAAATATCCAAAACAATTGAAAAACAAAATTCTTCAACTTCCTTGACATTAGAATTCAAATATAGTTCAGTTTCCTAATGTCTGACTACACATATAATTTTGTCCAAGACAATGCAGCACATCAACAATAATGTCTATTTATCTTAACCCCGGATACCCGGTTGGATTAAATGGGGCCTATGGGCATTTATTCTGTGGCCTTTTATTTTGAATTTTGTTTTACTATATACTATTTTTGCAATGTCAAGTATAACCGCGGTATAACTTCAGTGGAGCGGGAAAGGAACTCAGTGGCCAGCTGCTGAGAAGTACAATGACACTGAGCCAGGGTCATATTCTTTAGTGCAAACGGAAAATGAAAACAGTTGTTTCTTTGTTTCTTATTCCGTCCCCCCCCGTTTGGTTTCTAGTGAATAAGGTTATTTTCATTATTGTCCCGCACATAGTATCTGAGAAGACACTGATTGGACCAGCTCTTTTTTGCCAATTCCAATTGAACCCTATTGGATCAGACTCAGACTAAATCAGTAAAGTGAAAAACGGAGCAATATTCAGTGTGGACTCCAGGCTACTGTATAGTACGGCTGTGCAAAGGAAAGTAGAGAACCACGGAAAGTCACAATCACAACAGCAGCAAGGCAGCGTCTTACAAAGCTCATACCCTGAATGAAGACACTAACACAGTCCCCAAATTGTCAAAGCTAATTAGCAGCATTCAAGCATGTTCATTAGTGGGTTTTCAGTAACACTTCATTTTACAGTCATTGTTTACCAGGTAGTTACCTAGAAAGTACTTGTTTAAATGGTAATTATCTAATAATTGCATAGTAATCACACGAGATGCGTTGACACACGTGTCGCTATGTGCCATTTGGTAACAGTAAATTACCAATAGTGTTGTATTCTTTGAGGTGAGTACCAGAACATATCCATTGTTACTACCACATCGTTTTTAAGTAAATACCATGTAAACACCATCTTAAAATGGGTTGTAAAAAAAAGCATAatatttgtttttcttttttgaCATGTTATTATACCTTATTAAATAGAGTTTAAGACCACAACGCAGGCAAAGAAGGAAAAAGGGGGGATTTTGCCATTTGTCAGTTCTGTCTCCCCGTGAAGAATGCTCAAAAACAAACGGGGGCTCATGAAGAAATAATCTTATACAGTGCATTATATATTTTTGCAGTTCATACAATACGTGTTGACGGAGCCCTGTATAATGACTTGATATGGATGAGGTGGGATGTCTTAGAGTAGCTAATGAAAGAGGACACAAAatgtcagtctacagtatgtgGGGAAAACCATTTCTTCCTCTCTTGCTCCAATCAAGTTCCACCATATTTGAGTTCTACTTCCAGGTGGGCTTGATGGTCCTACATGACGTAGTGGATTGGACAGATTTTTCTGAGAAGCTGCTGCTCTGCAGCCTCTGCAGACCACCCTCTTGGGCcttttccttctcctccccccggGGTGAATGCTGCCCCCCTTTGGCAGGAGGTGTGGTTGTGGCAGCGGCTTGCGGCCGAGCGGGTGCTTGACTCTGGGAGCTGCTccgggacaggagagaggggctCCTGGAGGGGGTCAGAGGGTTGGAGAGGGTTGGAGCGAGTTCCTTCTTGGTGGTCCGAGAGGAGGAGGCCACAGTGTTGCGTGCCCAGCCAGGCAGGGTGGCTGATGGGGTTTTGGAGCTGTGAATAGGTGTCTCAGGAGCGCTAGCCTCAGAGGGTGTCCTAACCTGACCTTGGGCCTGAGCAGCCAGGGCTCTCATGGTGGAGCGGCACATCTTCTCCTCCGGCGGTGCCTTGGGCAGGTTCCTCAGCGGCTTGGCGCTGGGCTTGCGGAAGGAGGGCTTTCGCAGGTTGAGGTCACGTGCCCAGCCAGAGAGGCCAGCGTTCCACTGGGATTTGGTCTCTGGGGGCAAGCTGGAGTGGCGGACGGGCCAACCGGtcttctcacccctctccctggcTGGGGTGCTCTTGTCGATGAGCGGCTGCCTGGCACCCTCATGGCCTCCGGCGGGTCTCTCCACCCGCTTGGCATTACGGCCAGTCCGGCTTAGCTTGGTGATGGGCACCACCTTCCGCATGCCCTGGTTCTCAGTGGTGGTCAATATCCTGACGCTGCAACCCACTTTGCTGTTTTTGGAAACTTTTGACACATTCTTGGTCTTGGCGTGTGTTGGTTTATGGCTATATGTCTGTACAGGTTTCTCGCCCACCTGCCTAGCCTCTGCCGTGTTCCAGCTATTTGCGTCCCCCTCTTCCGTGGTGACGAGTGAGCCAACGGATGGGGCACGTTCGTCTGTGGACTTTGACACCGACAGCTCATTTGTGGGGGCAGAGACGGACGGATCATTTTTGGATGTGGAATCAAAGTTGGAGTTGGAGGATAGTGAGCTGGGGTCTCGAAGGTTCCCCTGGATGTTGTTGCAGTCAGTGTTTTTTATATCGGGGACCAATCCTTCCCTCATTAGAGGTGAGCTTTCGATCTCAGAGTAGTCAAGCGCTACGGAGCAGTCCGTTTCTGTGCAGTCTAAGATGTAGAACACCGGTTTCTTATTGGATACGGATGGGTCAAGAGGGAGGGGCATATCACAGGTGGTTGAGGAGACGGTGCtgctttcctcctcttcctccttctgaAGCGAACCAACCACAAACTGAGAGGACGGCATTTTACCTTCCCACGCCACGGGCTCTGGTCCTCTTTCCAAACTCTTTGGACAAGGAGGAGGGGTATCCAAAATGAGTGTCTTTGGAGATTCCGTCTTCATTTCCAAGTCCGTTACCACCAAGTCTTTGTGGTCAACGAAGTGCATTTGATTTGTGTTATTGTTCGGACTGGGGAGGTCAAACTGTTGAATTCCCAGGACTAGAGTGTGCCTCTCCACACTGACGTTCATGTGTGCCGTGACGCTCGCTCTGGGGTTGGGCGTCTTCTGAAAGACGTTGCGGTTCTGACATGAGCGAGGCAGATAGCTCCCCTCGGACACGGTCGTgtaattgttattattgttatacgGTTCCTCGTTGGCATTAAAGCCTGTGAAAGAGTACATGGCCAAGGGGCTGATGGGCTCCGTCTCAGCCCGGTGTGACGTGGCCAGCACCTGCTGCCCATTCCCCAGCTTGGGGTTGACATCCTGGGACACAAGACAGGGGGCGGTTCTCCGATGGAGGGTGCGGCCGGAGCGCGGCAAGCTGTTGAACTTGTTGGCATAGTCAGCTGGTAGTGCCGTTTCACTGCCGAACAGCTCCAGGTATTCGTTAAGCTCGCGGTCGGCCATGGCGGCCACGGTGTGGCGGTGGCGACGGGCGCTGGCTGAACGACCCAGGGGGCTGTGGGGGCTGGCGGGACGCTGCTGGAGGAAGTCCAGGAGGCCCTCCTTGCTGAGCATATCCATGTCGTTCCCGCTGCTGCTGCGGCCGAAGCCGCCATTACCTGCGCCAGCAGCCTGCTGCTGGTCGGCATTCCAGGCAAAGCgcttctcctccagctctctgagaCGCCGCTGCCTGGCCGCCTCTTTATGCTCCCGCTCCCGGTTATCCTGACGGAGACAGTGAAAGGACGGGCTAATAAATAACATATTGTGTacagtgtcttcggaaagtattcagaccccttgactttttccacattttgttatatgtttacatacatcTACATCAGTATGTCCTTTTGAAGAGTTTATTTGTTTTGTTACTTCAGGACATGCAGTGCAGGTTAATGTGAGTGTGCATTTGTAGGTTAGATAGAGAATGTGAGTTACATTACTTATCTGAAACTACTTAGTAGAGACTTAAGATTTTAAATTGAAATATTTAAAGAAAAGACCTCACCTTGACAGCCTTTTTGAACTTGAGACAGAAGTCCTGGAAGATGCGGAAGCACTCATCCAGCATGAAGGTGTCCTTGTCTTCACAGAAGAAGTCAATAAGCGATTTACCCTCCTTCCGCAGGTCCAGCCTACACCTCTTCAGGTCCTGGAGTGTCCTTGCGGAGCACTGTTGGGGATGGCAAACAATGGATGACAGACACAGATAAGATATAAAAGAATTATAACATATTATTACCATCAAAATATACCAAAAACAGGGGGCTTGGTGATACCGTATATCAGGGATTTAGGATATTGGCCAATATTTTCTTATGCTTATAGGGTGTTCTTCCAATTGAGACCATAGTGGTAAGTTATCTGATATACATTTCTTTGTTACAGTCACCCTAGGATCCCCTTATATACCACAACTGGCTAAGGATGCCTTCACTGTGTGCCGCCCTCATGCACCGTAATCAGTGCATGAGGGCGGAATTCCTAAATTAGATTCTGACTAAATGTGCTGCCACCTGCAGAAAGGGGTTCAGCTGCTCCAGGAGCTCTGGGTCACTCTGGACCTTCTCCTCCAGGGATCTGGTCCTGACGTAGAGAGACGAGAACTCCAACTCAATGTTTTCCACTGATATTCTGCGGGGATATGCAAATCATCCAAAGGCTGTTAAAATAcattgtgtggctcagttggtagagcgtggcACTCGCAACATCAGGGTTGTGTGTTTGATTCCTGTGACCACCCATAAAATAGATGAAAGTGTATTTTAAATGccgtataatatatatatatatatatatatatatacacacacacacacagtggggcaaaaacatatttagtcagccaccaattgtgcaaattctcccacttaaaaagatgagagaggcctgtaattttcatcataggtacacttcaactatgtcaggcaaaatgagaaagaaaatccagaaaatcacattgtaggatttttaatgaatttatttgcaaattatggtggaaaataagtatttggccaataacaaaagtttatctgaatactttgttatataccctttgttggcaatgacagaggtgaaatgttttctgtaagtcttcacaaggttttcacacactgttgctggtattttggcccattcctccatgcagatctcctctagagcagtgatgttttggggctgttgctgggcaacacggactttcaactccctcaaaagattttctatggggttgagatctggagactggctaggccactccaggaccttgaaatgcttcttacgaagccagtccttcgttgcccgggcggtgtgtttgggatcattgtcatgctgaaagacccagccacgtttcatcttcaatgcccttgctgatggaaggaggttttcactcaaaatctcacgatacatggccccattcattctttcctttacacggatcagtcatcctggtccctttgcagagaaacagtcccaaaacatgatgtttccacccccatgcttcacagtaggtatggtgttctttggatgcaactcaacattctttgtcctccaaacacaacgagttgagtttttaccaaaaagttatattttggttttatctgaccatatgacattctcccaatcttcttgtGGATcacccaaatgctctctagcaaacttcagacgggcctggacatgtactggcttaagcaggtggacacgtctggcactgcaggatttgagtccctggcagtgtagtgtgttactgatggtaggctttgttactttgatcCCAGATCTCTGCAGGTAAACAGTTAAGGAATGTGGCTGGGGCAGCAGAAATGTTACCAGACTGCAGCTAGTGGGTGGGGCAGCAGAAATGTTGTGGGTGGGGCAGCATTAGATAGGGCAAATGGAGGGAAATAATCATGCTAATGCTCTCTAAGAACAGTGGCTGAAGCAAGAACCTATAGGCTACACATAGCATTCCAGGAACTGAGTTAGTGATATTGATTGTGAAAAGAGCCCATTAAAAGACCTTATACAGTATAGGGAATTCATAGATAATGGGTGTGAAATTGACTGGGCGTCTTCTAGGTGAACTAGTTCTAAAACTCCTGTCAAACGAAAGCAGTGCAAATGCTGTGTCCTTGACGTCAGAGTGTTTTGAAACAAAACATACAAACTCTGAGCATTAAGTTGTATGTATTCACATGCTTTGAAGTCATTGAAAATGCCAATTGGCTAACTAGGTATGTTAACCATATTGGCTAACTAGGTATGTTAACCAAATTACAGTGTTCAAAAACGGTATAaataaattcagcaaaaaaataaatgcccctttttcaggaccctgtctttcaaaaataATTGGTCAAAATCCCCAAAAATCAACAAGATCTTCAttttaaagggtttaaacactgtttcccatgcttgttcaatgaactataaataattaatgaacatgcacctgtggaacagtcattaagacactaacagcttacagacggtaggcaattaaggtcacagttatgaaaacttaggacactaaaaaggcctttctactgactctgaaaaacaccaaaagaaagatgcccagtgtccctgctcatctgtgtgaacgtgccttaggcatgctgcaaggaggcatgaggactgcagatgtggccagggcaatacattgtaatgtccatactgtgagacgcctaagacagcgctacagggagacggacagctgatcatcctcgcagtggcagaccacatgtaacaacacctgcacaggatcggtacatccgaacatcacacctgcggtacaggtacaggatggcaacaacaactgcccgagttacaccaggtgAGAGAAGGGCTGGATCGAGGGTTTGTAggcttgttgtaaggcaggtcctcaccagacatcaccggcaacaacgtcgcctatgggcacaaaagcaccgtcgctggaccagacaggactggcaaaaaaagtgctcttcactgacggtTCACGGTTtcgtctcaccaggggtgatggtcggatttgcgtttatcttCGAAGGAATGAgtattacactgaggcctgtaatCTGGAACGGGATCGTTTTGGAGGTGGAGTGTTgttcatggtctggggtggtgtgtcacagaatcatcggactgagcttgttgtcattgcaggcaatctcaacgctgtgcgttacagggaagacatcctcctacctcatgtggtacccttcctgcaggctcatcctga
This sequence is a window from Oncorhynchus gorbuscha isolate QuinsamMale2020 ecotype Even-year linkage group LG17, OgorEven_v1.0, whole genome shotgun sequence. Protein-coding genes within it:
- the LOC124001216 gene encoding FH2 domain-containing protein 1-like, whose protein sequence is MHVMSSPSLTNETENCSSECSSSAASTTSDLSPMLGHIPSASTLPSPFPNEHPLHPTTLPHHYTPPPPPPLPPNTPPPPPPPPPTSLSSHGVWKKRQVRSFFWKPIPEEKVRGQPNIWTMAVRCQQQYQIDVRSVEELFGQPEEVQGRGCVPATSGSSSARITRSRSFKENKDKISILDSKRGMNVGIFLRQFKKSNHSIVEDIRQGNGKLYGAEPLKDLLKLLPESEEVKKLRAFKGDSSKLTLADSFMYLLIQVPRFELRIEAMVLREEFFQSCSVMSHEIDVIRVATKELMTCEELHAILHLVLQAGNIMNAGGYAGNAVGFKLSSLLSLADTKANKPGMNLLHFVALEAQKKDEKLLKFPEKLQDIQSASRISVENIELEFSSLYVRTRSLEEKVQSDPELLEQLNPFLQCSARTLQDLKRCRLDLRKEGKSLIDFFCEDKDTFMLDECFRIFQDFCLKFKKAVKDNREREHKEAARQRRLRELEEKRFAWNADQQQAAGAGNGGFGRSSSGNDMDMLSKEGLLDFLQQRPASPHSPLGRSASARRHRHTVAAMADRELNEYLELFGSETALPADYANKFNSLPRSGRTLHRRTAPCLVSQDVNPKLGNGQQVLATSHRAETEPISPLAMYSFTGFNANEEPYNNNNNYTTVSEGSYLPRSCQNRNVFQKTPNPRASVTAHMNVSVERHTLVLGIQQFDLPSPNNNTNQMHFVDHKDLVVTDLEMKTESPKTLILDTPPPCPKSLERGPEPVAWEGKMPSSQFVVGSLQKEEEEESSTVSSTTCDMPLPLDPSVSNKKPVFYILDCTETDCSVALDYSEIESSPLMREGLVPDIKNTDCNNIQGNLRDPSSLSSNSNFDSTSKNDPSVSAPTNELSVSKSTDERAPSVGSLVTTEEGDANSWNTAEARQVGEKPVQTYSHKPTHAKTKNVSKVSKNSKVGCSVRILTTTENQGMRKVVPITKLSRTGRNAKRVERPAGGHEGARQPLIDKSTPARERGEKTGWPVRHSSLPPETKSQWNAGLSGWARDLNLRKPSFRKPSAKPLRNLPKAPPEEKMCRSTMRALAAQAQGQVRTPSEASAPETPIHSSKTPSATLPGWARNTVASSSRTTKKELAPTLSNPLTPSRSPSLLSRSSSQSQAPARPQAAATTTPPAKGGQHSPRGEEKEKAQEGGLQRLQSSSFSEKSVQSTTSCRTIKPTWK